CCTCTCCTTCCTCCGCATGAACGCCGCCCCAGTCCGTCGCATTCGCGTCCTGCTCGTCGACGACAGCCCGCTGATCCGGCTTGGCCTGCGCGCCGCGCTCGAAGACCGCGCGGACATCGAGATCGTCGGCGAGGAAGGCACCGCCACCGCTGGCGTCGCCGCCGCGGAGCGGCTGAAGCCCGACGTCGTGCTCCTCGACTTGCGCCTGCCGGACAAACCGGGCTTCACGGCCTGCCGGGAAATTTCCGCCCACTTGCCGACCGCGCGCGTGCTCATCCTGACCTCCGCGACCGACGAGCGAAACGTCCAGCAAGCCATCGCCGCCGGCGCCTACGGCTATCTGCTCAAGGACAACGACAGCGCCACGCTCGCCGCCGCGATTCTTCAGGTTGCGTCCGGCCGCTCCGTGCTCGACCCGACGCTGGCCGGGCAAGTCGTAAGCCTCGTGCGCCGCGGACCCGAACTCAGCGCAGCAGACAAAATCAAGTCCCTCTCATTTCAGGAACACCGAGTCGTGGCCCTCCTCACCGAAGGCAAAACGAACAAGGAAATCGGCGACGCGCTTAACCTCACGGAGAAGACCGTGAAGAACTATCTCGCCACGATTTTCGACAAACTCGGCATCCAACGCCGCGCGCAGGCCGCTGCGCTTTTTACCGAAGCGCACCGCGAGTCGCTCTGATTTACGCGACTAGAGGCTTTCGCCTCCCTGATTACGGGAGGCGAGTGCCCCCTTCCATCGACCCTGTTTGGCACAGGCCGAGTGTGGCACTCTGGCCCCATGTCATCCGTCCCTAGCTCACCGCTTCGCCGCTCTCGCGTAGCGCGAAGCCGAGTTGCCGCCGCTTCCGGCCTCACGCTGGTCGAAGTCATGATCGCCCTCGGCATCTTCGCCATCACCGCCACCTCCGTCGTCGCGGTGACGTTTCGAATCCGCTCGATGGCGGAGCAGACGATCTATCAAAACACGGCGCTCGTTCTCGCCCAAGGCTACGTCGAGCAATTGCGCAGCGTCGACTACACCACCCTCAGCTCCGCCGCCGCCAACAGCGCCATCGCCCTGCCACTCGTCAACGCCACCGGCGCCGCGGCCACCGACACCTCGGGCGGTTCGCTCGGGAATGGCGACTGGTCCAGCGAGGTCGTCTACCTCGACGAAGACAGCGCGGGCCACAGCATCCAACCGCTGACCTTCCGATTCCAGCCGGTGCTCAACCTGCTTTCTCCCACCACCGCCGCCGGCGTGGAAATCACGGTCAACTACGAGACGACCTACAACTTCGGCCTCACTCGAACCTTCCGCGGCACGCTGCGCACCGTGCGCTCCGGTATTCCCACCTACTGATGAGAACCAGACGCCCACCCGCCCGCGCCGGCTACTCGCTCGTCGAAGTGCTGGTCACCATGACCGTGATGGGCTTGGTCATGGCCGGCGCCCTGCCGTTCTTCATTTCGAATCTCCGCTACCAATACGTCGGCGAACAAAAACTCCTCGTGAACCAGGACGTGCGACGCGCCACCAACGAGCTCGTCGAAAACGCCCGCGAAGCGAACAACTTCGCCCTCTACCAGAGCTTCTACAACCAGAGCCGCGCCAACGGCACCTCCGTTTCCCGCGATGCCAACGCCAGCGGCGCGGTCACTTGGGCCGACCGCCAACTCAACGGTCAGGCCGGCGACATGCTGGTCTTCGTCTACTACACCGACTCCTACTTCGACACCCGCTTCTACGACGGCGTCGCCGGCAACAGCCCCGACCTCTCGCAAGGCCGCGTCTCGCGCCTCGTCATTTATTGGACCGCCCCCAATCGCAACATCTCCGGCGAAACCGCCCTCTACTGCCTCGACACCGATCGCTACAAGGGCGCCGGTGCTACTTGGAACACCGGCTGGGGTGCCACCCTCCCCGCCGCCCTCTCCACCACCGGGGTCAGCGGCACGACCACGATCGAGGCCCTACTGCCACCGGCCAACAGCACCTGGGCCCAAAGCACCGACGCCCGCATCGTCCTGAACGACCTCAACGGCCTCGCCAACACCGGCGCCTGCTTCGTGAACTTCCAAAACCGCTCCGTCATCGTGCGCGCGAAAATCCTGCACGGCTCCCGCGCCAAGCGCGTCACCAACACCTACAACTTCACCGTCACGCCTCGCGGCTGACCCTCCCATGGACTCGTTCCTCTCTCCCTCCCGCCGCCGCGGCGTCGCCCTCGTGACCGTCGCCCTGCTCACCACCTTCGTGGGCATCACCGCCGCCGTGCTCCTCCGCTACGCGATCGTCGAGTTCCGCCTGAACCAGCGCACCGCCCTCCGCTTCGCCAGCAAGAATGCCGCCGAGGCCATGATGGAATACGGCGCCGCCGAACTGATGGCGCGACTCCAGCGCAACGTGAACTTCTCCACCAACGAGCTCATCTCCTCACCGCTCACCACCGCCACCACCCGCAAGGCCGTCCTCTTCGCCTCCGACTCCTCCAACCTCGTTTCGTCATCCTCCCTCCGGCTCTACGCCTCCGCCTACTCGGAGCCCGGCCGCAAATACGTCGACCCCGGTGATCCCGGCAACGACTTCGACCCGCTCCGCGGACAGAACATTCGCTCCCAAACCATCCGCCTCCTCTCCCGCGCCACCGCGACTTCCGTCACCGGCATCACCGCCCCCGCCTTCGCCGTCAGCACGATAGAGATCCGCGACGTGTTCCTCTTCAACTACGCGATCTTCTACAACCTCACCATGGAGTTTCACCCCGGTGCCGACATGACCATCTCCGGCCCCGTCCACTCCAACGTCGACTCGCGCTACTCCGCCAGCTCCGTGCTGCGCTTCCAAAGCCCCGTCACCGCCGCCGGCCGGATCATTGCCGCACCGTTGTCCAATGCAGGCAGCGGCCGCCCCACCGGACAGAACGTCCAATTCGCCACCGGACTCGACCAAAATGCCGACGGCGTGCCCGATACCGTCGCCCTCAACAGCAACACCATCACTGGCTCGAACGGCTCATCGCTCGGCACCTACGTCGACTCCGATCTCGTCAGCCGCTCCTCCTCCAACAGCTTCGCCCAAATCGCCTCCCAAGTCTGGCGCGGAAACGCCCAGGACAGCTCCATGGGCGTCATCCAACAAAACCTCCCGGCCATCAGCGCGGCCAATCCGTCCCAAGCCCACGACCTCATCGAGCCCCCAAGCGGAGCGACATTGACCGAGGAGGCCGCGATAGCCCGAGAAGCCCAAAAATTCTCGAAGAAAGCCGGACTCTACATTTTTCAAGGAAGTCCGGTCAGCGGCACTGCCCCGGCCCCTGTAGCTTTCCACAACTCGGATGACGCCAAAACCTATAAGGCCCTCAATGCGGCGGCTCGTGCCACATGGCTGACGAGCAATCCTGACAAGGTAGTCACCCTCCCCACTGGGATGGTCAAGAACACCCGAAGAATGGACGACTGGCGCGAAGACAAGACTGTCAACATAGTCGATGTGGATATGAGCGTCATGCGCACCGCCGTGAACCCGTCCGGTTCCGCGACCGCCGCGGAGAAATTTCAGGTCAATGGCTCCGACTGGAATCTCGACTCTTCCACCGACGGCTGGAACGGACAGGTCTACGTCGAAGTCGAGTCCCCTCTTTCCGGCTACACCGCCACGAGCGACGTCAACGGCTCCGGCACCGGCACCGCCACGTCCGTCCGTCTGATCAACGGCTCCCGCCTCCCCAACCGGCGCGAATACAACACCAGCAACGCCATGCTGCCTGAGGGCGTTACCGTAGCAACAAACGCCCCGGTCTACATTGCTGGCAACTTCAACTCACCTGGCCTCAACGCCGGCACACGAAACGGAACTGCCGTGGGAACTGAGACAACCGCGTCCATCGGTATCCCAAAAGACAATGAGGTTCCAGCCGCCGTGATCGCGGACGCAATCAACATTCTCTCCAACGCGTGGATGTCAGGCGGCGTTCCGACCGGCGACAGCAAGTCCGACGACGCGATAGCGACATCGGCGTCACCGCCTGTGCGCGTGGCCTCCAACACTGAGATCTGCGCGGCCTTCCTTACCGGCAATGTCGCGACGGCCGGCACCGGAAATTTAAACGAAAACTACTCTGGGGGCGTCGAAAACTTCCCCCGCCTCCACGAAAGCTGGAGCGCCTCAGGCAACCGCACCCTCCGCTACCGCGGCTCCATGGTCGCACTGTTCAACAGCGAAGTCGCCACCGGCCGCTGGACCAACGCCAGCTACGGCGCGCCCACCCGCGAGTGGGGCTTCAATCGCATGTTCGCCGATGGCCGCCAGCCCCCCGGCACACCCATGCTGCGCTCCTTCCGTCGTCTCGACTACCGCGACATCTCCGAATCCGACTTCAACACCTTTCTCGCCAGCACCACCTACGACTTCACCGAGATGTAGCCCGCCTCATCTCCCGAAGAAGCCACCGCCCTCGCTTTGAAACGCCCACTCCTGTCGCTCGCCCTACTCACCCTGCTCGACCTGGCGAACGCCGCCCACGGCGAAATCCTCGGCGCGCGCGCGCTGCCGCCCACCGCCACCCTGGTCATCTCCTCGCCGCGCCGCCCGGCGGCTCCGCCACCGTGGCCCAAGCCCCCGCCACCGCCGCGTGTCATCACCGTTCCTCGCCTCGACGACGACCGCCCGGGAGCGTGGCTCCAAGCACAATTCGCTGCCCGGCGCATCAACTTCGAGGCCGATCCGCTCACCGACTGGCGCCGCGTGATCCCGCCCTCGCGCTACTCATTGGAATGGACCGGGCGCTGGGCGCCCGACGTTCGCCTCGGCGCCACTCAGCTCCCGGCTGGGCAACTCGCCGACCTCTCCGATTCCGCGTGGCGCACCTACGTCAGCACGCTGCAACGGACCTATTTCCCGCGCGCCACCATCAACCTAGACGACGACACCAACAAAAACGCGGACATGACCCGCATCCTCGGTGCTCGCACCCGCGTGATCCGCTTCGACATCCCGCCCGACGATCCGGCGGGGAAACCGACGCAACTGCTGATCGTCGCCGCCGAATTTCCCGGCGGCGTGCTGGCATTCACCTGCGACGGCCCGGCACGGGACGTCGCCGCGCTTGCCCCCACCTTCGAACGCCTCCTCAACCGCGCCGAGTCGCTGGAACCGTAACGCCGCCGCTTATCGTCCCGCCAGCCACTGCGCCAGCTGCGCCCACGCGCGGCCGCGGTGGCTGATCGCGTTTTTCTCCGCCTCGCCCAGCTCCGCATAGGTGCAGGCGAAACCCTCGGGCACGAACAACGGATCGTAGCCGAATCCCTTTCCGCCGCGCGGCTCGCGACACAGCACGCCCTCGCAACGTCCCTCGAAGACTTGCTCCACGCCGCCCGGCCCGCGCAACAGCAGCACGCACACGAAACGCGCCGCGCGCTTCCCCTCCGGCACCTCGCGCATCACCTCCACTAGCTTGCGCAAATTCGCCGCTGCGTCGCCCTGCGGTCCCGCGTAGTAAGCCGACTCCACGCCCGGCGCGCCGCCGAGCGCATCGACGCACACGCCGCTGTCATCCGCCAAGACCCACGCGTCCGGTCCCAACGTCGCCTGCAACGCCATCGCTTTCTTGCGCGCGTTGCCGATAAACGTGCCCGTGTCTTCCTCCACCGCCGGCATCTGGATCGCCGGCACCACGCGCACGCCCAACGCGGCGCTCGCCGGCGTCTCGTCCGCGAGCCGCTGCATTTCCTGAACCTTGTGCCTGTTCCCGGAAGCCAGATGGATGATCATCGCTCCCACTCTCGTAAGCCCCGAACTCGTGTCGAGCCTCCGCACGCCCGCGACGCTGCGCCAGCGACCTGACCCCACGTCAGGCTTTGCGCGCCGTCACCGAGCGCCACGCCCCCCGAAAAATTCCGCCGAAGCCTCGGCGCAGGCGGATCACTCGAGCAGGCTCCGTTTGCTGAACGTCGCCTCGTCGATGAACATTTTCTCGGGATACTTCACGAAGCCGCGCGTCAGCACGTCCTCGCCAAGCGTCTCGTGCCGCACGCGCTCGAGGCGCACCGCGTTCGCCAGGTGCTCGGTCCGCAACCCGCGGAAGATCGTCTTGCCCTTGTCGTCGCCGAACAGCACCGGCGCCTGATAACTCAGCAAATAATCGAGCTCGCGCGCCTGCAGCAGCTCGCTGACGAGTTGCGCGCCGCCCTCGAAAAACACGCCCGTGATGCCCTCCTCCGCGCACTTCTTCCGGAAATCCACGAACGACACCTTCGGCGACGCATTCGACAACACCCACGTGCGCACGCCCATCGCGTTCAACTTCCGGACGTAGCCCAAGCCCCCGTGCGAAGTCGTCACGACGATCGTCCGCTCGCGAAATTCGTCCGTGTAGAGGTTCGGCATCGCCTTATCGAGCACGCTGCGCAACAGACCATCGAAGACGAACCGCACCGGGCACCACTCGCCGACCGGCAGCCGCGAAGTCAGCCGCGGATTGTCCGCGCGCAACGTGCCCGCGCCGAC
This region of Opitutia bacterium genomic DNA includes:
- a CDS encoding prepilin-type N-terminal cleavage/methylation domain-containing protein: MRTRRPPARAGYSLVEVLVTMTVMGLVMAGALPFFISNLRYQYVGEQKLLVNQDVRRATNELVENAREANNFALYQSFYNQSRANGTSVSRDANASGAVTWADRQLNGQAGDMLVFVYYTDSYFDTRFYDGVAGNSPDLSQGRVSRLVIYWTAPNRNISGETALYCLDTDRYKGAGATWNTGWGATLPAALSTTGVSGTTTIEALLPPANSTWAQSTDARIVLNDLNGLANTGACFVNFQNRSVIVRAKILHGSRAKRVTNTYNFTVTPRG
- the rdgB gene encoding RdgB/HAM1 family non-canonical purine NTP pyrophosphatase encodes the protein MIIHLASGNRHKVQEMQRLADETPASAALGVRVVPAIQMPAVEEDTGTFIGNARKKAMALQATLGPDAWVLADDSGVCVDALGGAPGVESAYYAGPQGDAAANLRKLVEVMREVPEGKRAARFVCVLLLRGPGGVEQVFEGRCEGVLCREPRGGKGFGYDPLFVPEGFACTYAELGEAEKNAISHRGRAWAQLAQWLAGR
- a CDS encoding response regulator transcription factor, coding for MNAAPVRRIRVLLVDDSPLIRLGLRAALEDRADIEIVGEEGTATAGVAAAERLKPDVVLLDLRLPDKPGFTACREISAHLPTARVLILTSATDERNVQQAIAAGAYGYLLKDNDSATLAAAILQVASGRSVLDPTLAGQVVSLVRRGPELSAADKIKSLSFQEHRVVALLTEGKTNKEIGDALNLTEKTVKNYLATIFDKLGIQRRAQAAALFTEAHRESL
- the ribD gene encoding bifunctional diaminohydroxyphosphoribosylaminopyrimidine deaminase/5-amino-6-(5-phosphoribosylamino)uracil reductase RibD, producing MRRAIEVAKRGWGDTHPNPLVGALIVENGEIVAEGHHAKAGEAHAEINALRALGRRPLPGATLYVTLEPCCTHGRTPPCTEAIIEHQFARVVVGATDPNPAHAGHGFEILRAAGIEVVAGVLASECEDLNLIFNRWITTKQPLFAAKAGVTLDGKVATRLGESKWITGEAARANGHLWRRYFPAIAVGAGTLRADNPRLTSRLPVGEWCPVRFVFDGLLRSVLDKAMPNLYTDEFRERTIVVTTSHGGLGYVRKLNAMGVRTWVLSNASPKVSFVDFRKKCAEEGITGVFFEGGAQLVSELLQARELDYLLSYQAPVLFGDDKGKTIFRGLRTEHLANAVRLERVRHETLGEDVLTRGFVKYPEKMFIDEATFSKRSLLE